The Amphiprion ocellaris isolate individual 3 ecotype Okinawa chromosome 6, ASM2253959v1, whole genome shotgun sequence genome contains a region encoding:
- the LOC111576652 gene encoding hydroxycarboxylic acid receptor 2-like, with the protein MQCNFNGTVLIRVLPPLLVVEFVLGILGNALALWIFCFHLRPWKSSTVLVFNLAMADFLLNLALPFRTSYYISGMKWMFGNALCNICLFMLALNRSGSTFFLMAIAVDRYMRVVHPHHRINSLSVSKAAIGALGLWLVTFSMTAHVFTLQHVNTTYCESFMIETKPKSNLTWHKFVFLFSFFMPLLVILYCTVHIISHLRGRQLAQHAKIKKALFFIMVVVVVFIICFLPSNITQLLIWIKTRELTNILPEPDICPAVEDLNSVFYITVSLTYLNSAMDPVIYYFSSPAFKSIVRKALHLPQADTVESTEMKTRETGSQSLSQL; encoded by the coding sequence ATGCAGTGCAACTTCAACGGGACTGTGCTGATCAGAGTTCTCCCTCCACTGCTGgtggtggagtttgttttggGAATCCTTGGAAACGCTTTGGCTCTGTGGATCTTCTGCTTCCACCTGAGGCCTTGGAAAAGCAGCACGGTGTTAGTCTTCAACCTGGCAATGGCCGATTTTCTGCTCAATCTGGCGTTGCCATTCCGTACCAGCTACTACATCTCTGGGATGAAATGGATGTTTGGCAACGCCTTATGCAACATTTGCCTCTTCATGTTGGCTCTGAATCGCAGTGGAAGCACCTTCTTCCTGATGGCTATCGCTGTGGACAGGTACATGCGTGTGGTGCATCCCCATCATCGCATCAACTCCCTGAGTGTCTCTAAAGCTGCCATTGGAGCACTTGGACTGTGGCTGGTGACCTTTTCAATGACTGCTCACGTCTTCACTTTACAACACGTGAACACGACCTACTGTGAGAGCTTCATGATTGAGACCAAGCCCAAAAGTAATCTGACCTGGCATAAGTTTgtcttcctcttttccttcttcATGCCTCTGCTTGTGATTCTCTACTGCACAGTGCACATCATCAGCCACCTGAGAGGGAGACAACTGGCCCAACATGCCAAGATTAAGAAGGCTCTGTTCTTCATcatggtagtggtggtggtctTCATCATTTGCTTCCTCCCGAGCAACATCACACAGCTGCTGATCTGGATCAAGACACGAGAGTTAACCAACATCCTCCCTGAACCTGACATCTGTCCTGCCGTGGAGGATCTGAACTCTGTATTTTACATCACCGTCAGCCTGACTTATCTGAACAGTGCCATGGATCCTGTGATCTATTATTTCTCCAGTCCTGCCTTTAAGAGCATCGTCAGGAAAGCTCTTCACCTGCCCCAAGCAGACACTGTCGAAAGCACTGAGATGAAAACTCGAGAAACTGGCTCCCAGTCACTCAGCCAGCTGTGA